A single window of Leptospira inadai serovar Lyme str. 10 DNA harbors:
- a CDS encoding LIC_11485 family protein, translating into MAFNPFSFLTNIRESIDGILGGLPPQTVKLIGKAGMALAVLIGLALAWLSFQKGLEMAGEEDRAKVLDRKALFLEDIEREYNRKRKEIRWSDPGLNDSKSNSLDIERYSQDRPKAGPSAPKASLEEGNTLSNSRRNEGDSRVFFPNENERPPREDSAPSNSSDSAPKLEPKSQSEQNSSSRSDSSSRLEKPPRKTTGPQLRE; encoded by the coding sequence ATGGCCTTTAATCCGTTTTCATTTCTTACAAATATTCGTGAGTCGATCGATGGAATTCTAGGCGGCCTGCCCCCGCAAACGGTTAAACTGATCGGTAAGGCCGGCATGGCCCTCGCGGTCCTGATCGGGTTGGCATTGGCCTGGCTGAGCTTTCAGAAAGGCTTGGAAATGGCGGGGGAAGAGGATAGGGCCAAGGTCTTAGACCGAAAGGCACTTTTTTTAGAGGATATAGAACGAGAATACAATCGCAAGCGAAAGGAGATCCGTTGGAGTGACCCGGGGCTTAACGATTCGAAATCGAATTCGCTGGATATTGAAAGGTATTCTCAGGATCGACCTAAGGCAGGTCCTTCCGCTCCGAAAGCCAGCCTGGAAGAGGGGAATACGCTTTCCAATTCGAGAAGGAATGAGGGAGATTCCCGGGTTTTCTTCCCGAACGAGAATGAACGACCTCCGCGAGAAGATTCGGCTCCTAGTAATAGTTCCGACAGCGCGCCCAAATTGGAGCCGAAATCCCAATCGGAGCAGAACTCCTCTTCCAGGAGCGATTCCTCGTCACGATTGGAAAAGCCGCCTAGAAAGACCACCGGGCCACAATTGAGAGAATGA
- the lmtA gene encoding lipid A Kdo2 1-phosphate O-methyltransferase, protein MALIEELDKQGIFLFRWRSYIPGFILLLSLYALKDYQFLNGSYEINLYYAAACFFVSLLGLFVRCFVIGYAPARTSGRNTKEQIADVVNREGIYSLVRHPLYLGNFLLYLGPILYLRDLPLLLVFALFFGFYYERIMFTEEKFLREKFGREYLDWADNVPAFLPKGKGYVKPQLSFSFKNVLKREYPSLFGIVVIFVLFDFCASFLNNFGSWTAPWEVITEPQIWVFGIGAGFYIIVRVVVKTTRWLQVEGR, encoded by the coding sequence ATGGCTCTGATCGAAGAACTAGACAAACAAGGAATTTTCCTATTTCGCTGGAGATCCTACATTCCCGGCTTTATTCTGCTCCTAAGTTTGTATGCTCTAAAAGACTATCAATTTCTAAACGGATCCTACGAAATCAATTTATACTACGCAGCGGCTTGCTTTTTCGTAAGCTTACTCGGTTTATTCGTTCGTTGCTTCGTGATCGGTTATGCGCCCGCCCGCACCTCGGGTCGAAATACCAAAGAGCAGATCGCCGATGTGGTAAATCGGGAGGGAATCTATTCTTTAGTTCGCCATCCATTGTATTTGGGGAACTTCCTATTATACCTAGGACCGATACTTTATTTACGGGATCTCCCCTTACTTCTGGTATTCGCTCTTTTTTTCGGGTTCTATTACGAAAGAATTATGTTCACGGAGGAAAAATTTCTTCGGGAGAAATTCGGCCGCGAATATCTCGATTGGGCGGACAATGTTCCCGCCTTCCTTCCGAAAGGGAAGGGTTACGTAAAACCTCAACTTTCCTTTTCCTTCAAGAATGTCTTAAAAAGAGAGTATCCTAGCCTTTTTGGAATCGTCGTGATTTTCGTCTTGTTCGATTTCTGTGCGAGCTTCTTGAATAATTTCGGCTCATGGACTGCGCCCTGGGAAGTCATTACCGAACCCCAAATTTGGGTTTTTGGAATCGGAGCCGGATTTTATATTATTGTTAGAGTAGTCGTAAAAACGACCCGCTGGCTACAAGTCGAAGGCAGATAG
- a CDS encoding DUF4340 domain-containing protein, producing MRWSKLLRTVPEFIRSNPGISLFLANLFLALLLLLARDPWEVFKDTYAHADPFFPVKESEISKVVVGRKGEAVVLSRTIDSWEVWLSNGKRGRGDSERIETFLKGILALRKYTLLSQGNPPRSLSPEFGLDGDEPSLEVFDASGSSLGILYLGSLATRHAGMHVLEPRSGKIWLVRENLKLLSGNSKPDYFFSRSLFSEVLSDASIQSIRLTFSGHSEKNFSLVNSADDWNLSTSEFSKPASAEEVNRFAEMLFRLKADEISFENKEEIVPIRSDENFQVELQSESETELLSPIGKTKQGSWVFQRKDLNYKLILDPWTLEPILRKDLADFTYRGRHSFQ from the coding sequence ATGAGGTGGTCAAAATTACTTCGTACTGTTCCGGAATTTATCCGGTCGAATCCCGGCATCTCCCTTTTCCTAGCCAACCTATTTTTAGCCTTACTCCTTTTACTAGCACGGGATCCTTGGGAAGTCTTTAAGGATACGTATGCGCACGCGGACCCGTTCTTTCCGGTGAAAGAATCGGAAATCTCAAAAGTCGTAGTCGGAAGAAAGGGTGAAGCGGTCGTTTTGAGCCGCACCATCGACTCCTGGGAAGTCTGGCTCTCGAACGGCAAGCGTGGCCGAGGAGATTCCGAGAGGATCGAAACCTTCCTAAAAGGAATTCTTGCATTACGAAAATATACTCTTCTATCGCAAGGAAATCCCCCCCGATCGCTTTCCCCGGAATTCGGTCTGGACGGAGACGAGCCTAGCTTGGAAGTATTCGACGCTTCCGGATCTAGTCTAGGAATTCTTTATTTAGGCTCGTTAGCGACTCGTCATGCAGGCATGCACGTGCTGGAACCGCGATCCGGGAAAATCTGGCTTGTGCGGGAAAATCTGAAACTTTTATCGGGAAATAGTAAACCGGATTATTTCTTTTCCAGAAGTTTGTTTTCGGAGGTTTTGTCCGATGCTTCGATTCAGTCGATTCGCTTAACATTTTCGGGACATTCTGAAAAGAATTTTTCCTTAGTTAATTCGGCCGACGATTGGAATTTATCCACTTCGGAATTCTCCAAACCCGCCTCTGCCGAAGAAGTAAATCGTTTTGCCGAAATGCTATTCCGATTGAAAGCGGATGAAATTTCGTTCGAAAATAAGGAGGAAATCGTTCCGATCCGAAGCGACGAAAACTTTCAAGTCGAACTTCAATCCGAATCCGAAACCGAGTTACTTTCCCCTATCGGTAAAACAAAGCAAGGAAGCTGGGTATTCCAACGAAAAGACCTGAACTATAAGTTGATTTTAGACCCTTGGACTCTCGAGCCGATTTTACGAAAAGACTTGGCGGACTTTACGTACAGGGGAAGGCATTCATTCCAGTGA
- a CDS encoding LIC_11490 family protein, giving the protein MLYIALALILVGLLCFIYVSFQPSLKNRADSSGSVRTPTPIPRDRKNVAEALTSAKRPVRTESSSHLDRVFAEERKIRPFTRASERSEESNMIPEEEVWEEEIKTEPIPHEETFRPREQPPEERVEIGTESREEEWSMEGILFLDLSGKLPYEGLKQKIRPEQLKGFRRIGKGRVREIPGGFAFHALNSEFSYKLDEVEKVIFYDEGFALLPAKREFPTPIFLTKETERFKNYLEYTSKL; this is encoded by the coding sequence ATGCTCTATATCGCACTCGCACTCATTCTGGTCGGACTCCTTTGTTTCATTTATGTATCCTTCCAGCCAAGTTTGAAGAATCGCGCGGATTCGTCCGGTTCTGTACGAACGCCTACTCCGATTCCGAGAGACAGAAAAAATGTCGCAGAAGCGTTGACCTCGGCTAAGAGGCCGGTTCGAACCGAATCATCCTCTCACCTAGATCGAGTATTTGCGGAGGAGCGAAAGATTCGTCCTTTTACCCGCGCATCCGAACGAAGTGAAGAATCGAATATGATTCCGGAAGAAGAAGTTTGGGAAGAAGAAATTAAGACGGAACCGATTCCACATGAGGAAACGTTTCGACCAAGAGAGCAGCCTCCGGAGGAAAGAGTGGAAATTGGTACAGAGTCCCGCGAGGAAGAGTGGTCTATGGAAGGGATTTTATTCCTGGACCTTTCCGGAAAATTGCCTTACGAAGGATTGAAGCAAAAAATCAGACCCGAACAACTCAAGGGATTTAGAAGAATCGGTAAAGGCAGAGTTCGAGAAATTCCGGGTGGCTTTGCATTTCACGCGTTAAATTCCGAGTTCAGTTATAAACTGGACGAGGTGGAAAAAGTGATCTTTTACGACGAAGGCTTCGCCCTCTTACCTGCGAAGCGAGAATTTCCGACTCCGATTTTTTTGACGAAAGAAACCGAGCGATTTAAAAATTACTTGGAATATACTTCGAAACTATAG
- a CDS encoding chemotaxis protein CheX, protein MQIRAELVNPFLEAATIVFRDVLKTDLIRGKIGVKDSPETTLELAIIIGVLGTFTGEVVYGLNYDAAYKIASKLMPGMSEQDIKNEYKDILGEIANMTTGNAMNIFATAGQSIEITAPNIVDSKNETIKIPKKQALAINLFSKFGKLEVNVSLS, encoded by the coding sequence ATGCAAATCCGTGCCGAACTCGTAAATCCGTTCTTGGAAGCGGCGACCATAGTCTTCCGAGACGTACTAAAAACCGATTTGATCCGCGGAAAAATCGGAGTGAAGGATTCTCCCGAAACGACATTGGAACTCGCGATCATCATCGGCGTTTTAGGAACCTTTACGGGAGAAGTCGTTTACGGATTGAATTATGACGCCGCTTACAAGATTGCAAGTAAGCTGATGCCGGGAATGAGTGAACAGGATATTAAAAACGAGTACAAGGATATCTTGGGGGAAATCGCAAACATGACCACCGGAAATGCTATGAATATTTTCGCGACGGCAGGCCAGTCCATCGAGATCACCGCTCCGAATATCGTAGACTCCAAAAACGAGACGATTAAGATTCCGAAAAAGCAAGCGCTTGCCATCAACCTATTTTCCAAATTCGGAAAGTTGGAAGTAAACGTCTCTCTTTCGTGA
- the ccoN gene encoding cytochrome-c oxidase, cbb3-type subunit I: protein MNSQKYNDQIVKGFIISALVWGVASMLIGTWIAFQMVFPELNFGPYFTFGRLRPLHTNAAIFGFALSIIFATAYHTVQRLCRVRIWSDRLANIHFVLYNLTIALAAVTLPLGLNQSKEYAELEWPLDLLIVIWFVIFIVNFFGTIFTREEKQLYAAIWFYIASFVTIPILFIVNNLAVPVGLTKSYSLFSGVYDANIQWWYGHNAVAFVLTTPFLGLMYYYLPKHIKQPIYSHRLSIIHFWSLIFIYIWAGPHHLLYTPLPDWLQTTGMVFSIMLWMPSWGGMLNGFLTLTQAKEKIKTDATLKMLLVGITFYGMSTFEGPLLSIRSVSALGHNTDWIIGHVHGGTLGWVGMLSFAAIYYLVPRLWNTNLYSERLANFHFWVATLGILLYIVSMWVSGVTEGSMWRAVDETGALKYPNWVQITEVLKPFRLFRGIAGVLYVSGLFVMIYNVIKTIKTAGSGWKEIDLRVGLKEAKA, encoded by the coding sequence ATGAATTCCCAAAAATATAACGATCAAATCGTAAAAGGATTTATTATCTCTGCATTGGTATGGGGCGTGGCTTCGATGCTAATCGGAACCTGGATCGCTTTCCAAATGGTATTCCCCGAATTAAATTTCGGTCCGTACTTCACTTTTGGACGATTGCGCCCACTTCATACGAATGCAGCCATATTTGGTTTTGCGCTCAGCATCATTTTTGCGACGGCTTACCACACCGTACAAAGACTATGCCGAGTTAGAATTTGGAGCGATCGGTTAGCGAATATTCATTTTGTTTTATACAATTTGACGATAGCATTAGCCGCAGTGACCCTTCCATTAGGGCTGAATCAATCGAAAGAATATGCGGAACTTGAATGGCCGTTAGATCTCCTAATCGTTATTTGGTTCGTAATCTTTATCGTGAATTTCTTCGGAACGATTTTCACTCGCGAAGAAAAACAACTTTATGCTGCGATTTGGTTCTATATAGCCTCCTTTGTTACGATTCCGATCCTATTCATCGTAAACAACCTAGCGGTTCCTGTCGGCTTAACCAAATCATATTCGCTGTTTTCCGGCGTGTACGACGCGAACATCCAGTGGTGGTACGGACACAATGCGGTCGCATTCGTATTGACCACTCCATTCTTAGGATTGATGTATTATTATCTTCCTAAGCACATCAAACAACCGATCTATAGCCATAGATTATCGATCATACATTTCTGGTCCTTGATCTTCATTTATATCTGGGCCGGCCCGCACCATTTGCTCTATACTCCTCTACCCGATTGGTTGCAAACCACCGGAATGGTTTTTAGTATCATGCTTTGGATGCCGTCCTGGGGAGGAATGTTAAACGGATTTTTGACCCTCACTCAGGCGAAGGAAAAGATCAAGACGGATGCTACTCTGAAAATGTTGTTGGTAGGAATTACCTTCTACGGTATGTCCACCTTCGAAGGCCCGTTATTGTCGATTCGATCCGTAAGCGCTCTAGGCCATAATACCGATTGGATTATCGGTCACGTTCATGGAGGAACCTTAGGCTGGGTGGGAATGCTTTCCTTCGCGGCTATTTACTATCTAGTTCCTCGGCTTTGGAACACGAACCTCTACTCGGAAAGGTTGGCCAATTTTCACTTCTGGGTAGCTACTCTCGGAATTTTACTCTATATCGTTTCGATGTGGGTCTCCGGAGTTACGGAAGGCTCGATGTGGAGAGCCGTAGACGAAACCGGAGCATTAAAGTACCCTAATTGGGTACAAATCACGGAAGTTCTAAAACCGTTCCGTCTTTTCAGAGGTATCGCAGGCGTTCTTTACGTTAGCGGATTATTCGTGATGATCTACAATGTGATCAAGACGATCAAAACCGCAGGAAGCGGATGGAAAGAAATCGATCTACGCGTAGGCCTCAAGGAGGCAAAAGCATGA
- a CDS encoding cbb3-type cytochrome c oxidase subunit II: protein MSWFDKLLDRFSNLTEKWEQNGVKFTIYTTIAVLCGGIFELIPPFFLSKTAEPIANVKPYTALELAGRDVYQKEGCNNCHTQMIRPFKWEVDRFDPQKAFGRDGYSKAGEFVYDHPFLWGSKRTGPDLAHESQIQPSAEWHKTHLINPRDTAKGSVMPGYPWLFEESAKLDPEKIAAHLRGLRSVGVPYTDAEIQAGVAELSGKTEGEALIAYLLKMGRDSAELSKSLK from the coding sequence ATGAGTTGGTTTGATAAACTTTTAGATCGCTTTTCGAATCTCACCGAAAAATGGGAACAGAACGGAGTTAAATTCACGATCTATACTACGATCGCGGTTTTGTGCGGCGGTATCTTCGAATTAATTCCTCCCTTCTTCCTCTCGAAGACTGCGGAACCGATAGCGAATGTAAAACCCTACACCGCCCTAGAACTGGCCGGGCGGGACGTTTACCAGAAGGAAGGCTGTAATAATTGCCATACCCAAATGATTCGTCCGTTTAAGTGGGAGGTCGATCGATTCGATCCGCAAAAAGCGTTCGGTCGAGACGGGTATTCCAAGGCGGGAGAATTCGTTTACGATCACCCATTTTTATGGGGATCCAAGCGGACAGGACCGGATCTAGCTCACGAATCTCAAATACAGCCCTCGGCAGAATGGCATAAAACGCATCTCATCAATCCGAGAGACACTGCAAAAGGTTCGGTCATGCCTGGATACCCTTGGCTATTCGAAGAGAGTGCGAAGCTCGATCCGGAAAAGATCGCCGCCCATTTGAGAGGGTTACGTAGCGTCGGAGTTCCTTACACTGATGCGGAAATTCAAGCCGGAGTCGCAGAGCTTTCCGGGAAAACCGAAGGAGAAGCGCTAATCGCGTATCTGTTAAAAATGGGTCGGGACAGCGCCGAACTTTCGAAAAGTTTAAAGTAG
- a CDS encoding tetratricopeptide repeat protein, whose amino-acid sequence MNLKSYYTLIVYLLLPTWLWADLPLPFPEDRPGTEEAESRQTSLGVAPSQSSDSVAGEEPRSTSEADSSKTNKTTEAAIGNDSNLTPTVPDSVAIQTPPAKSKTTQLPNITEKKNRKAKKKDDQDPSQAAYERGLLRLRNGEKNAAQEEFTKAAGSQGEASGKAKLELSKLVDSQTNSSAPESQDEEMKWKTLLESARSLRSQGKNSEAQTSLLQVATEAPSEYRAQALLQLGDSLFRQGRFSDSRAYLIDFWNRFGRKYPISSDPNSPEFKRQLEERDLGAYLLFKSSYKAGETEWARRFLVKYLEKSSEDSKGRFSPLRTELENLSKRDL is encoded by the coding sequence ATGAATTTGAAATCGTACTACACTCTTATTGTTTATTTACTTTTACCGACCTGGCTCTGGGCGGACCTGCCTTTACCGTTTCCGGAAGATCGACCCGGCACGGAAGAAGCCGAATCCCGGCAAACTTCCCTAGGTGTAGCACCTTCTCAATCCTCCGATAGCGTTGCTGGAGAAGAGCCGAGGTCCACGTCGGAAGCGGATTCTAGCAAGACGAACAAAACAACCGAAGCTGCGATCGGAAACGATTCGAACCTTACACCTACGGTGCCCGATTCAGTGGCGATCCAAACGCCTCCCGCAAAATCGAAGACGACTCAATTGCCGAATATAACCGAGAAAAAAAACCGGAAAGCAAAAAAGAAGGACGATCAAGATCCGAGTCAGGCCGCCTACGAAAGAGGGCTATTAAGACTTCGTAATGGAGAAAAGAACGCGGCTCAGGAGGAATTTACGAAGGCCGCTGGCAGCCAAGGAGAAGCTTCCGGAAAGGCAAAACTGGAACTGTCCAAACTCGTAGATTCTCAGACAAATTCCTCGGCTCCCGAGAGCCAGGACGAGGAAATGAAATGGAAAACCCTGCTGGAGTCGGCGCGTTCATTGCGGTCTCAGGGAAAAAATTCGGAGGCTCAAACCTCGCTTTTGCAAGTAGCGACCGAGGCTCCTTCGGAATACCGCGCGCAGGCTTTATTACAATTAGGTGATTCTCTTTTTCGGCAGGGACGATTCTCGGATTCCCGCGCCTATCTGATCGATTTCTGGAATCGTTTCGGTCGCAAGTACCCGATTTCATCGGATCCGAATTCGCCCGAATTCAAAAGACAATTGGAAGAAAGAGATTTAGGCGCTTATCTTTTATTTAAATCCAGCTACAAGGCCGGTGAAACCGAATGGGCAAGAAGATTTCTGGTAAAGTATCTGGAAAAAAGTTCTGAGGATTCTAAGGGAAGGTTCTCCCCATTGCGAACCGAACTGGAAAATCTTTCCAAGAGAGATCTATAG
- a CDS encoding cbb3-type cytochrome c oxidase N-terminal domain-containing protein: MSDPNKEFDGIKQSNNPLPAWWVWVWFGSIVFAIAYAIYFHGFSSWETKEQYEAQVSDYEKEFPNKNKVIVSNGGANPFRGDVKAIAAGQTTFQTYCVACHGPTGEGLVGPNLMDKEWLHGNTDAELYEEIMKGIGPDKAKLGRGPMPPHENSLGSEKVYQVIAWLASRNPSLKASK; this comes from the coding sequence ATGAGCGATCCAAATAAGGAATTTGACGGCATCAAGCAATCCAACAATCCTCTTCCTGCGTGGTGGGTTTGGGTTTGGTTCGGCTCGATCGTATTCGCGATCGCCTATGCAATATATTTTCACGGTTTCTCGTCTTGGGAAACCAAAGAGCAATATGAAGCACAGGTATCGGATTACGAAAAAGAATTTCCGAATAAAAATAAGGTGATCGTATCGAACGGAGGTGCGAATCCGTTCCGCGGGGACGTAAAAGCGATTGCTGCGGGTCAGACAACGTTCCAGACTTATTGCGTCGCCTGTCACGGACCGACGGGAGAAGGTTTGGTCGGACCGAATTTAATGGATAAAGAATGGCTGCACGGAAATACGGATGCGGAGCTTTATGAAGAGATAATGAAAGGAATCGGTCCCGATAAGGCGAAGTTGGGTCGTGGGCCGATGCCTCCACACGAAAATTCCTTAGGTTCCGAAAAAGTCTACCAGGTTATCGCTTGGTTAGCTTCCAGGAATCCGAGTTTAAAAGCCTCCAAGTGA